The Arthrobacter oryzae DNA window CCTCGATGACCTGCTGCTCCGGGTAGCCGGTCAGCTGGGTGTAGCCGCAGTTGAGGGTCTTGACCTGGGCCAGGGACAGCTCGGCCACCCGGTCCCCGACGTACGGGAATTCGGCGTCGCCCGGGGTGGCCGGTGCGGTGTCCGCGCACTTGGCCGCCTGGATGGCGTCGTCGTGCCAGACGATCACCTTGCCGTCCTCGGTCAGGTGCGTGTCCAGTTCAAGGGTGCTGACGCCCAGCGTGATCGAGTTTGCAAAGGCGCCCAGGGATTCCTCGGTCCACTCGCCGCGGCCGCCGCGGTGGGACTGGAGATCGAACGAGCCGTTGCGCTCGTTGGTCTTCGGAGCAGTGTTCGACGACGGCGTGTTCGACGGCGGCATGCCGGCACCGGCGTCCTCGGCAGGGGCGGCGACGGCGGGGGTCGCCAGGGCGGCGATCAGCGCGGCGGCGGCCGCGGCAGTCAGGATGGTGCGCATGGGGATGGTTCCTCCTGTGTAGGACACGTGCCGGCTGGGCCGGCGGACCCGTCCACGTTAATCACACCAAATGGATTTTGACCGGCGGGAAGTTGACCTGTGGGTGAACACGGCCTGCGTAACGTAGTTCGTCCGGACGCCCATGTGGGACAGACTGTTTCCGTGAGCAACAAACCCCGGACAGCCCTCGCCGTTGCCGGCCTCAGCCTGGGCACGTCGCTGAACCCGCTGAATTCGTCCATGATTGCGGTGGCCCTGGTGGTGCTGCGCGCGGACTTCGGGCTCGACGTCGCCACCGTCACCTGGGTTATCACCGCTTTCTACCTCACCTCGGCGGCCGGCCAGCCGCTGATGGGCAAGCTGGCAGACCGCTTCGGACCGCGGCGGCTGTTCAGCTTCGGGATGGTGCTCGTCGCGGTGACCTGCGCACTGGCTCCGTTCGCCCCGAACTTCGCCCTGCTCTGCGCGGCCCGGGCGCTGATGGCCCTCGGCACGGCCACCGCGTACCCGAGTGCCGTCGTCATTGTGGGGGCGCTGGACCGGACGGCGAAGGTGAAGTCCACGCGGCCGCTCGGCCGGATCCAGATGGCCAACACGTCCGCGGCCGCAGTTGGTCCCGTGGTGGGCGGGCTGCTGGTGAGCCTGGTCGGCTGGCAGGCGCTTTTCCTGGTCAACGTGCCGTTGGCGGTCGCGGCCCTCCTCATCGTCCGGAAGTACGCCCCGGCGGACGAGGACCGGGAACGCGGGAGCGCCTCGGAACTGCTGCGCGACTCGGACATCCCCGGCATCCTGGGCTTCGTCGGCTCCCTGACGTTGATCATGATGGCGCTGCTGAACGTGCTGCCCGGCGCGCGCTGGTGGCTGCTGGCCGGCGGCACGGTGCTGGCTGCGCTGTTCGTCTGGCGTGAATTGAAGTTCAGCCCGCCCTTCCTGGACCTGAGGCTGCTTGGCAGGAACCGGCCGCTGATGCTGGTCTACCTGGGCTTTGCAGTGTTCAACGGCATCTACTATTTCGCGTTTTTCGGCCTGCCCCAGCTGCTGCAGGAAGCGGCAGGCTACGATCCCGGCGTCGTGGGCCTGCTCATGCTGCCGCTGGCAGCAATGTCCGTGATCGCGACGCCGTTCGCGGTCCGCGCGATCGAACGGTTCCGGGTGCGGCGGGTGCTGATCGCCGGGGTGCTGTTCCTGGTGGCGGCCGCGGGAGCGATGTGGCTGTTGACCGCCTCTTTCGCCATCCCGCTGGTGCTGCTGCTCACTGCGCTGATGGGCATCCCCTGGAGCGTGGTGAGCATCGCCTCCAGCCAGGGCATGTACGTCTCCACGCAGCCGCAGGAGCGCGGGGTGGCTGCGGGTATCTTCCAGACGTGCCGGTACCTGGGCGCCATCATGGCCACGGTGATGATCGGCATCTTCTACGGCACCGGCGTCAACCAGGAAAACTGGGGCCTCATGGTGCTCACCATGCTGGTGCTCGGTGCGGTGGCTTTCGGTGTGACGCTGCTCTGGCGGGAGCGGAAATAGGCGGCCCGGAGCACGCCAAACGGGCCCTCCGGACGGCACCATCCGGACCCGGTTTCCTTGTTTTCACGCCATATTGACACGCGGATGGCGCGGGAATACTGTCTGCCTTAACGGGGCTTTCCGCCCCGTTTCCATTATTCTCGGCGCTGACTCTGGGCCGCTTCTGCTTGGCGACGGCGCCAGCGAGGAGGGTCCCATGTCTTGGGAAATTTCGGGAACATACGTTGGCAGCTGCAGTTGCCAGTTGATCTGTCCGTGCCCGGTGGACGGCTTGCCCACCGGACCGGACGGCGAGTGCCGCGGCCTGAACGTCTTTCATATCGCGAGCGGGAAGATGGACGACACGGACCTGTCCGGCGTCGACTTCGCGTTCGCCAACTGGTTCCCCACCCACCTGTCCGCAGGCGGCTGGAAGGTGGGGGCCGTCGTCGACGACGGCGCCTCGGACGCGCAGGTGAGCGCCCTCGGGAGCATCCTTAGGGGTGAGGCCGGCGGGCCGTTCGGCGACTTTGCCGCGCTGTACGGCGAATGGCTGGGACTGGAACGCGCGAATGTCACGTTCTCCGACGGCGAGACGCCGTCCGCCTCGGTGGCGGGCCGTGTGCTTGTTACCTTCGAGTCCCTGCCCGGACCCGACGGCGGCGTGACCACCGTGAAGAACGCGATGTACGGTTTTGCGCCCGAATTCAAGATCGGCAAGGGGCCGGGTCACCCGGATCTTTTTGGCTTGGAATTCGACGGCGTGTACGGCGAGACGTCCGATTTCAGCTTCGCCAGCGAAATGGCGGAGGGCGCCCCCAAGGGCCGCGGCTAAATCCGGCCGTGCGATGTATCACAGGAGGTTGCTGAGGAAGGGCGGTGCGCGGCCGGCCGTGCGCACCGCCGTCGCAGGTTCCGGCGAGATAGAGGCATTGTCCGCGTCCCGGATCGACCCGCGGGAGGCCGGCCTCGTCGCGGTCCTGCTGGTCCTTGCCGCGGTGAGCTGGGTCGTCACCTCAACCCAGCTGGGCGGGATGGACATGGGCCGCTGGACGGACCCGGGGCCGCTGGGGTTCTTCGTCGTCACGTGGGTGGTGATGCTGGCGGCCATGATGTTTCCCTCCGTGGCGCCCATGGTGGTGGCGTACGACCGGATCCAGCAGCACCGGCGCAAGACAGGGCGGTACGCGCCCGCAGGGGCAACCGCCGTCTTCGTGGCCGGGTACCTGGTGTCGTGGACGGCCTTCGGGCTGGTGGCGTACTCGCTGTATATGTCGGTTGCGTCGCTGGCCCCCGGGCTCTTCGGTTCGGACCAGGGCGGCCGCTGGCTGGCGGTAGGCGTCATACTCTTCGCAGCGGTTTACCAGCTGACTCCCGCCAAGAACGTCAGCCTGATGAAATGCCGGACGCCCATGGACTTCATCCTGCACCGCATGCGGCCCGGCTACCGCGGCGCGCTGGTGATGGGCGTGGAGCACGGCGCCTGGTGCGTCGCGTGCTGCTGGGCGCTGATGGTGGCGCTGTTTGCGCTCGGCGTGATGAGTGTCGGCTGGATGGCGCTGATCGGCGCCTTCATCGCAGGGGAGAAGATGCTGCCCTGGAAGCGGCTGGCCAACCGCTCCGTTGCTGTGGCGCTGGCCGTCATTGCGCTGGGCGTGGCCCTCGCGCCCGCGGCGATGGACGGGATGGGGATGTGACATCTCGTTTCCGCCGCGGGCGCTAGCGGCGCATGAACCGGGGGGATTCTGACCGGTCTCACCCAACAAGAAGGAGCGGACAATGTCTGAAGGAACTGGACTCCTCAGGCGGTTTTATGAAGAAGTGCTGGCGGGCGGAAATCTTGCCCTGATCGATGAATTTGTGCTCGACGACATGCATGACCACGAGGACCCCATGCCGGGTCAGCCGCAGGGAAAGGACGGCGTGAAGTTCTACACCAACGCCATCCGGACGGCGTTCCCCGACCTCAGCGTGACGCTCGACCCGGCGATGGCCGACGGCGACCTGGAAGCCTCACGCGCGGTACTGTCCGGCACGCACAAGGGCGAGTTCATGGGGATTCCGGCAAGCGGCAAGAGCGTGCGCTTCAGCAGCGTGGACATCATCCGCATCCAGGACGGGAAGGTGGCAGAGCACTGGGGTTCCTCCGACACGCTCAGCCTGATGCAGCAGATCGGAGCCATGCCGGCTCAGACAACAGGAGCAAGCGCTGGCTGAAATCGCGAACGCCGGCTGACGTCAGGTTCCCGCCGAAAGAGTTTCCCGCCGCCGCTCCTAGCCGACGGCGGGAGGCACCACGTGCGGCACCGTCCCGTGGCGGTGCCGCACCCTTATGCGCGCGAGGCTGTTCTGGCGGCAGCGATCGGCTGCTCCGTCGACTTATCAGCCGCAACGAACCCGTCCTCCTTCGGTCCGGGCGGGTAGGCGTGCTCGCGCCCGGCCACCACAATCACCAGCGCGACGACCACCGGCAGCGCAGCCGCGACCGGCACCATGAGCGGACCCAGCGTTGTGAGGGCGGCCGCGCCGTAGAGGGCGCCGATGGTGATGCCCAGCTGGATGGTCAGCACGGTGAGTCCGTTGGCGGCTTCCCGGTATTCCTTGCCTGCGCGGAGGATGGCGGACTGGTTGTAAATGCCGATCGCGCCGAAGGCGGCGCCCCATACCGCCATGAGCACCAGGGCGCCCGGGACGGTGGTGCCGCCCATGGGAAGGAGGACGTACGCGGCGGCGATGACCGCCGTCGTCATCAGCAGTGAACGGCGCGGCCGCAGGTCCACGGTGATGCCGGCGATCCAGATGCCCACCAGCCCGGAGAAGCCAAGGACCGTGAGGGAGAGGGTGATGCTGTAGTCGGGCAGGCCGGCCTCGCGGAGGAACGGTGCGATGAAGGTGAACAGTGCGAAGTGCGCCATCAGCATCAGCGGCCAGGCGATGGCAACCGACTTCACGCCGGGCAGGCCCACCGCCTTGCGTAGTGACGGGCGCGGGGCGTCCGGGACCCGGCGCACGGCGGGCAGCAGCCACAGGGCCAGTCCTGCGAGGACTACGCCGGCGCCCGCCAGCAGGAGGAACGACGCCCGCCAGCCGACCAGCCCGCCCAGGGCGGTCCCCAGCGGGGCGCCGATGGCCAGCCCCAGGCTGTTGCCGCTGAAGACGATGGCCATTGCCTTGCCCACCTTGTGGGCGGGAACGATGCGGGCAACGAACGGTGCCATTGCGGTCCACAGGAGGCCGTGGGCGATGCCGCCCACCAGCCTGGCAGCGAGCGCGGCGCCGAAGTCGGACACCAGGCCCACCAGCGCGTTGCTGATGGCGAACGTCAGGACCAGCGCCATCAGGAGGATGTGCCGCGGAATGCGGGAGAGCAGCATGGATGCCGGGATCACGGTGGCCACAATGATGGCGGCATACCCGGCGGTGAGGTAGCCCGCCACGGGCTCGGACACGTTGAGGCCGGCGCTGATCTGGGGGAGCAGGCCGGAGGGCAGCAGTTCGGTGGTGATGGCGGTGAAGCCGATCATCGACAGCACCAGCAGCGCGCCGAAAGGCATGCGGTCGCGTGCGGAAGCAGGGGTCGCGGAGGACACGGGTGAAGGATCCTTTTCAGGGGGAGTGGGACGAGGAACGCGGCGCCAGTGCCGGAGTCGTCCACTCAAATTACCTGATTTATGGGACCTAAGGCAGGGTCTGTCAGACCCTGCCTTAGGTCGGTCCTGAAGACACCGTTGGCCGACTTTGCAGTACCCATTGTTAGCCCGGTGAGGGGAGCCTACGCTGTGCCCACGGCCCCAATCCGGGGACCCGCTCCAAGACAGGAAAAACCATGACCAAATATCTGTTTGAAGCGAATTACGTGGGTGAGGGAATCAAGGGGCTCATGCGCGAAGGCGGCAGCAAACGGCGTGATGCGCTGGTGGAGGCCCTCAGCTCCGTGGGTGGATCGCTCGAGAGTTTTTACTATGCCTTTGGGGACACCGACGTCCTGGGCGTTTTCGATGCCCCCAGCCACGCCGACGCCGCCGCTCTTTCATTGATGATCAATTCGAGCGGCTCGGTGAACGTGCGCCTGAAGCCGCTCCTGACGCCGGAAGACATCGACGAAGCAGCCAAGAAGACGCCGGCGTACCGGGCGCCGGGGCAGTAGGGGAGTACGACGACGGCGGCGGCCGTTGGGTGCCGCCGTCGCCTCACGTGAACATCTAGGTGTACATCAGCGAACCGGGCGTGGTGAGGAGCTCGCCCGTTTCCAGCCAGGTCTTCAGGCCGGAGAGGATCATCGGCCAGCCGCCAAAGAGCTGGTCGTTGGCGCCTTCGCGGAGCTGGTCGTGGGTGACGGTCAGGCGGCAGGAATCGCCCACCGGCTCGATCTCCCAGGTGACCCGCGACGTCCCTTCGGCTTTGACGTCCTCGCCCCAGAGCGCTCGCATGCTCTGGACCAGCCGGCGGGGCGGGTCCACTTCCAGGTTCTCGCCCTCGCCCAGGAGCTCGCCGCCCTTGGGTGCCATCTCGAACCGGCTGCCCGGCGTCCAGTCCGAGGTGATGACGGATCCGAACTGGTACTTGCTGCGGATCTCGCCGTCCGTGATGGCTTCCCAGAGCCGTTCCGGGGTGGTCTTGATGTAGATTTCGAAGATCTTTTCCATGGGACTTTCCAATCTGGTTTTGAGGTCGCTGAGGCCAGCGGCCCATGGTTCGGCGTATTTGCTCACCCAGCGGTCGTGGACCAGCCGGATAGGCACCGGATTCAGGAAGTGGAGTTTCTCGCGCCCGCGACGGCGGGTGACCACCAGCCCGGCGTCCTCCAGGACCTTGAGGTGCTTCATCACGCCGTAGCGCGTCATCTCGAAGCGGGCCTCAAGGGCGTGGAGCGTCTGCCCGTCGTTCCGGTATAGCTCATCCAGGAGATCGCGGCGGGTGGCGTCGGCCAGGGCCTTGAATACGGCGTCCACACCTCCAGAATAGGTGACTAATTGGTCACATGTCTAGGGTCCGTATCTAGGGTTGCTGCAGGACCCACGCCGCGTTGTCCGGCGGAGTCCGACGGCGGCAGTCACCAGCGCGAGCACGTCAGAAGACGGCATGGGAGCATTAAGTGTCGGGACAGCTCTGCTTCCAGGCATGCTGCGAACCGACAGGCAGAAGGTTGTCCGATGGCTGCGGCTCTGGCGGGCGGATCGTGGATCCGTGCTGCGCGCGTTGCCTTCGTTGTCGTAGCCTCTATAGTGCTGGGCGGATGCACCTTCGGCCCGGTCCCGGGCCCCACGGAGCCGGCATTGCCGACGTCGACCTCCCTGCCCACCGCGTCCGGTCCGCCGTCGGGACCCACTCGAGACGTGAGGGCGCAACTCGAGCAGTACAGCCTGGGGTTGATCGACGCCGGCGCTCCCGCGGTCCTCGTGGAGCTGCATGTTGGCGCGGAGGTCTGGACACATGCCGTGGGTGTCCGGAACCCGGCGGGGGAAGCCGCCCGGGCCACCGACGCCGTTCACGTCGGCCACATCACGCAGTCCCTGGTGGCCGTCTCCGTGCTGAAGCTCGCCGAGGAAGGCAGGCTTTCCCTTGACGAACCGGCCAGCACCTACCTGCCGGAGCTCCAGAGCCTGCTCCACCAGCCCGAGCTCTTTACAGTGCGGCGGCTCCTCGGCCACACCACGGGCATGCCCGACTACTACGCCGCCCTGCTGGATTCGCTTCCTCCCCGGCAGGCCCTCGCCACCCGGATGAGCCCCGAAAACAGGCTTGCGGTGGCCGCAACGCTCCCGTGGCACAAGAGCAGCGCCCAAGGCCTGAGCTACTCGAATTCGAACTACCTTGCCCTCGGCCTCATCGTAGAACGTCTCCGGGGGCGGCCGCTCGCTGACGTCCTGCGGGCGGACGTCGTGCAGCCCTTGAGGCTCGGCGGTACCCGCTTGACGGACGACGGACCGGTGCCGGAGGGCATGGTCCACGGCTATACCCTCGTCGACGGTGAACCTGCCGACACCACCTATGCCGCCCTTCACCGTGGTTCCGCGGCCACCGGCCTGGTGTCGACAGTGGGGGACCTCAACGCGTTCTTCGAGGCGCTGTTGAACGGTCGGCTGGTGGGCCGCGACCTGGTGGGAGAGATGCTGGCACCCGTCTATGCCGAATACGGACTCGGCCTGTATCAGTGGAACGACGCCTGCACCAACGGCTTTTACAACGGCTACGTGGGCGACGTCCCGGGATACGGCACCGTCGCAATGGCCAGTGCAGACGGGAGCCGGCGGCTTGCCCTGGCAGTGGCCTACCCGCCGTCGCCGTTGTCCAAAGACACCAACGCGATCGCTCTTGAAATGACCGGACTTGCCGAAGAAGCCCTCAACGGCAGCTGCCGCTTAGGTGGAGGGTTCCTTCGGGGAGTAGCCGGCGCCTCGAAGGGCGCAGATGTTGCCGTCCAGCACGAAGTAGGGCTGGACGGTGCGTTTGATGGTTTCCGCGACGGCGGGATCGGCGGCGTGGACCAGGTCGCGGACCTGCCGGCAGACGGCCTGCTGCCAGGGCGGGAGTGCGTCGATGTACTGGTCCACGCGAGGGTCCTTGGTGTAGTCCATGGCTGCGTCCCCGTTACTGGGCCGAGCGGCGGTTGCGTGCCAGGCGAACCAGCTGGCTGAAAGCAAACACGAAGACGGCCTCGATCGGCACCATGAGTCCGAGCAGGAGCCACTGACCCTGGCTGATGAAGACGACGGCGCCGGTGACCACCAGCACGGTTCCGAGGACCAGCGCATACACGGCGAATCCGAAGGCCACCTTGGCGCTGCGCACGCCGGTGCGGAAGCCAAAGCCCAGCGGCTGTCCTCCGGGCAGGCCTTCAACACGGTCGGGGCCTGCGGGTTGGAGCTTGTCGAACTCCTCCCACGGATCCCGGTCCTGATCCTGATCGGTCATAACTCCATTATCCCGCGCAACCGGGCTGGTGCCCGGGCCTATCCGGCGGCCCGGCATCCGTGCGAGCATGGGCCTCACCGAAACTGCAGAGTGAGGGGACCCGATGAAATCCAACGAACTGCTGCTGGACGCCTTTGGCCGGATCCACGAGACGGTGGCCGACACCCTGGAAGGGGTGGACGACGACGTCCTGGTCCGCCGGCCCGCGGGCACCGGAAACTCGATTGCGTGGCTGATCTGGCACCTGGGCCGGGTGGAGGACGCACAGGTGGCCGCAGCCGCAGGCCTGGAACAGGTGTGGACCTCGCAGGGGTTCGTGGACCGTTTCGACCTGCCGCTTCGCGAGCGTGACACCGGTTACGGCCATTCGAGCGCTCAGGTCGATTCCGTGAAGGCCCCGGCGGCGCTGCTGCTGGAATACTACGACGCCGTCCACCAGCAGACCGCGGACTTCCTGCGCACCCTCGGTGACGAGGACCTGGACCGCGTCGTCGACACCCGCTGGGACCCGCACGTCACCCTCGGGGTACGGCTGGTCAGCACCATCGCCGACTGCCTCCAGCACGTGGGCCAGGCCGCCTATGCGAAGGGCCTGAAACACTGACTGATGCGTCTTGCATCCATGACGGCGTGCCATGGGCGCACCTTATCTGAATACATCGATGGATGTATCCTGAACGCATGGAAACACTGACGCAGGCTCCCGTGCTGGCACGCTTCGGCTACGCCGTCTCGGACCCTACTCGTGCCCGGATCCTTCTGGCACTGTCAGACGATCCCTGCTATCCCTCGGATCTGGCAGATGCCCTCGGGGTGTCCCGCCAGAGCATGTCCAACCACCTGACGTGTCTTCGCGGCTGTGGCCTGGTGGTTGCCCTTCCCGACGGGCGGCGAACCCGGTATGAACTGGCGGACGCCCGGCTCGGTCACGCGATCAAGGACCTGATCGGTGTTGTCCTCGCGGTGGATCCGGCCTGCTGCGCTCCGGACGGGGAGTGCATCGCATGACGGCGCCGCTGCACGCACCAAGCTCGGAACGCCGTGCGGTGCTGAGCCTCAGGATCAGGCTGCTTGCCGCGGCGACGATCACCTACAACCTCATCGAAGCCGTGGTGGCGCTCTGGGCCGGAGGGGTCGCCAACTCTTCGGCGCTGCTCGGCTTCGGCCTGGACTCGGTCATTGAGGTGAGCTCCGCTTTGGCATTGTCCTGGCAGTTTTCGGCCAAGGACCCGGAACGGCGTGAGCACCTGACCCTGCGGATCATCGCCATCTCTTTCTTCGCCCTCGCGGCGTTCGTCACCGTGGACTCGGTCCGGGCACTCACTGGGGGAGAAGCGGCGCAGCATTCGACGCCGGGCATCGTGATCGCGGCCCTCAGCCTGGCCATCATGCCCGTGCTGTCCTGGGCGCAGCGCCGGGCCGGGCGGGAACTTGGTTCCCGCACAGCCGTGGCCGATTCCAAGCAGACGCTGCTGTGCACCTACCTTTCCGCCGTCCTGCTGGCTGGGCTGGTCCTGAACAGCGCCCTGGGCTGGTGGTGGGCCGACGCCGGGGCCGCGCTTGTTATCGCCGGTATCGCGGTCCGCGAGGGCATGGAGGCCTGGCGTGGCGAAACCTGCTGCACCATCCCGAACGTCATTGACGGCCAGGCGGCGGAAGGCGACGATTGCTGCGCAGAGGCCGGTGACGCAACGAGGCGTCATTCCGCCTCAGGGCCGGCCACCGAATAACGCCCGCAGTTTCTCGAACGATTCAGTCCAGCCGCTTCGGTGCAGGGCCAGCCGCTCCTCCGTCAGGAAGGGGCCCTGCGAGAGCGCCAGGCGGGTGCCGCCGTCGGCCCTGTGGAGCGTGACGTCAACAACGGTTTCCCGGTCGTCCGGCGCCGGTTCCTCCCAGCGGAAGGTGTAGACAAGGCGCCAGGGCGGGTCGATCTCCAGGTATTCGCCCGAGAGGTGGAAGGGTTCACCGTCCGGCGGTGTCATGCGGAACTTGTAGCGGCCGCCCTCCACGAGGTTGAGTTCGGCGTCGGGGATGATGAAGCCGTGCGGGCCCCACCATTTCACCAGTTCGGGCGGCTCCGTCAGCATCCTGAAGACTTTGTCCGGCGGAACCGGGAGCGTGCACTCCAGGTTCAGGACCAGCCCGCCGCTT harbors:
- a CDS encoding MFS transporter, with product MSNKPRTALAVAGLSLGTSLNPLNSSMIAVALVVLRADFGLDVATVTWVITAFYLTSAAGQPLMGKLADRFGPRRLFSFGMVLVAVTCALAPFAPNFALLCAARALMALGTATAYPSAVVIVGALDRTAKVKSTRPLGRIQMANTSAAAVGPVVGGLLVSLVGWQALFLVNVPLAVAALLIVRKYAPADEDRERGSASELLRDSDIPGILGFVGSLTLIMMALLNVLPGARWWLLAGGTVLAALFVWRELKFSPPFLDLRLLGRNRPLMLVYLGFAVFNGIYYFAFFGLPQLLQEAAGYDPGVVGLLMLPLAAMSVIATPFAVRAIERFRVRRVLIAGVLFLVAAAGAMWLLTASFAIPLVLLLTALMGIPWSVVSIASSQGMYVSTQPQERGVAAGIFQTCRYLGAIMATVMIGIFYGTGVNQENWGLMVLTMLVLGAVAFGVTLLWRERK
- a CDS encoding DUF1326 domain-containing protein produces the protein MDGLPTGPDGECRGLNVFHIASGKMDDTDLSGVDFAFANWFPTHLSAGGWKVGAVVDDGASDAQVSALGSILRGEAGGPFGDFAALYGEWLGLERANVTFSDGETPSASVAGRVLVTFESLPGPDGGVTTVKNAMYGFAPEFKIGKGPGHPDLFGLEFDGVYGETSDFSFASEMAEGAPKGRG
- a CDS encoding DUF2182 domain-containing protein; translated protein: MLRKGGARPAVRTAVAGSGEIEALSASRIDPREAGLVAVLLVLAAVSWVVTSTQLGGMDMGRWTDPGPLGFFVVTWVVMLAAMMFPSVAPMVVAYDRIQQHRRKTGRYAPAGATAVFVAGYLVSWTAFGLVAYSLYMSVASLAPGLFGSDQGGRWLAVGVILFAAVYQLTPAKNVSLMKCRTPMDFILHRMRPGYRGALVMGVEHGAWCVACCWALMVALFALGVMSVGWMALIGAFIAGEKMLPWKRLANRSVAVALAVIALGVALAPAAMDGMGM
- a CDS encoding ester cyclase, with product MSEGTGLLRRFYEEVLAGGNLALIDEFVLDDMHDHEDPMPGQPQGKDGVKFYTNAIRTAFPDLSVTLDPAMADGDLEASRAVLSGTHKGEFMGIPASGKSVRFSSVDIIRIQDGKVAEHWGSSDTLSLMQQIGAMPAQTTGASAG
- a CDS encoding MFS transporter gives rise to the protein MSSATPASARDRMPFGALLVLSMIGFTAITTELLPSGLLPQISAGLNVSEPVAGYLTAGYAAIIVATVIPASMLLSRIPRHILLMALVLTFAISNALVGLVSDFGAALAARLVGGIAHGLLWTAMAPFVARIVPAHKVGKAMAIVFSGNSLGLAIGAPLGTALGGLVGWRASFLLLAGAGVVLAGLALWLLPAVRRVPDAPRPSLRKAVGLPGVKSVAIAWPLMLMAHFALFTFIAPFLREAGLPDYSITLSLTVLGFSGLVGIWIAGITVDLRPRRSLLMTTAVIAAAYVLLPMGGTTVPGALVLMAVWGAAFGAIGIYNQSAILRAGKEYREAANGLTVLTIQLGITIGALYGAAALTTLGPLMVPVAAALPVVVALVIVVAGREHAYPPGPKEDGFVAADKSTEQPIAAARTASRA
- a CDS encoding GYD domain-containing protein, which codes for MTKYLFEANYVGEGIKGLMREGGSKRRDALVEALSSVGGSLESFYYAFGDTDVLGVFDAPSHADAAALSLMINSSGSVNVRLKPLLTPEDIDEAAKKTPAYRAPGQ
- a CDS encoding ArsR/SmtB family transcription factor; the protein is MDAVFKALADATRRDLLDELYRNDGQTLHALEARFEMTRYGVMKHLKVLEDAGLVVTRRRGREKLHFLNPVPIRLVHDRWVSKYAEPWAAGLSDLKTRLESPMEKIFEIYIKTTPERLWEAITDGEIRSKYQFGSVITSDWTPGSRFEMAPKGGELLGEGENLEVDPPRRLVQSMRALWGEDVKAEGTSRVTWEIEPVGDSCRLTVTHDQLREGANDQLFGGWPMILSGLKTWLETGELLTTPGSLMYT
- a CDS encoding serine hydrolase domain-containing protein, which codes for MRAQLEQYSLGLIDAGAPAVLVELHVGAEVWTHAVGVRNPAGEAARATDAVHVGHITQSLVAVSVLKLAEEGRLSLDEPASTYLPELQSLLHQPELFTVRRLLGHTTGMPDYYAALLDSLPPRQALATRMSPENRLAVAATLPWHKSSAQGLSYSNSNYLALGLIVERLRGRPLADVLRADVVQPLRLGGTRLTDDGPVPEGMVHGYTLVDGEPADTTYAALHRGSAATGLVSTVGDLNAFFEALLNGRLVGRDLVGEMLAPVYAEYGLGLYQWNDACTNGFYNGYVGDVPGYGTVAMASADGSRRLALAVAYPPSPLSKDTNAIALEMTGLAEEALNGSCRLGGGFLRGVAGASKGADVAVQHEVGLDGAFDGFRDGGIGGVDQVADLPADGLLPGRECVDVLVHARVLGVVHGCVPVTGPSGGCVPGEPAG
- a CDS encoding mycothiol transferase gives rise to the protein MKSNELLLDAFGRIHETVADTLEGVDDDVLVRRPAGTGNSIAWLIWHLGRVEDAQVAAAAGLEQVWTSQGFVDRFDLPLRERDTGYGHSSAQVDSVKAPAALLLEYYDAVHQQTADFLRTLGDEDLDRVVDTRWDPHVTLGVRLVSTIADCLQHVGQAAYAKGLKH
- a CDS encoding ArsR/SmtB family transcription factor encodes the protein METLTQAPVLARFGYAVSDPTRARILLALSDDPCYPSDLADALGVSRQSMSNHLTCLRGCGLVVALPDGRRTRYELADARLGHAIKDLIGVVLAVDPACCAPDGECIA
- a CDS encoding cation diffusion facilitator family transporter; the protein is MTAPLHAPSSERRAVLSLRIRLLAAATITYNLIEAVVALWAGGVANSSALLGFGLDSVIEVSSALALSWQFSAKDPERREHLTLRIIAISFFALAAFVTVDSVRALTGGEAAQHSTPGIVIAALSLAIMPVLSWAQRRAGRELGSRTAVADSKQTLLCTYLSAVLLAGLVLNSALGWWWADAGAALVIAGIAVREGMEAWRGETCCTIPNVIDGQAAEGDDCCAEAGDATRRHSASGPATE
- a CDS encoding SRPBCC family protein, whose translation is MSAESGNEESGGLVLNLECTLPVPPDKVFRMLTEPPELVKWWGPHGFIIPDAELNLVEGGRYKFRMTPPDGEPFHLSGEYLEIDPPWRLVYTFRWEEPAPDDRETVVDVTLHRADGGTRLALSQGPFLTEERLALHRSGWTESFEKLRALFGGRP